The stretch of DNA GAGAAGTATCCAACCTGGGAGACAACCAAACCTGAGTTAGAACTGCTGGGCCATAACCCAAGGAGAAGAAGAATCGCCTCCAGCTTTACCATCGGTTTAAGAGGACTGATCAATCTTGGCAACACGTGCTTTATGAACTGCATCGTCCAGGCCCTTACCCACACTCCGATCCTGAGAGATTTCTTCCTCTCTGACAGGCACAGATGTGAAATGCCGAGTCCGGAGTTGTGTCTGGTCTGTGAGATGTCTTCGCTTTTTCGAGAGTTGTATTCTGGAAACCCATCTCCTCATGTTCCCTATAAGTTACTGCACCTGGTATGGATACACGCACGGCATTTAGCAGGGTACAGGCAACAGGATGCACATGAGTTTCTCATTGCAGCGTTAGATGTCCTGCACAGGCACTGCAAAGGTGATGATGCTGGGAAGGCGGCCAGCAATCCCAACCACTGTAACTGCATCATTGACCAAATTTTCACAGGTGGCCTGCAATCTGATGTCACCTGTCAAGCCTGTCATGGTGTCTCCACCACAATAGACCCATGCTGGGACATCAGTTTGGACTTGCCTGGCTCTTGTACCTCCTTCTGGCCGATGAGCCCAGGGAGGGAGAGCAGTGTTAACGGGGAAAGCCACATACCAGGAATCACTACCCTCACGGACTGCCTGCGAAGGTTTACGAGGCCAGAGCACTTAGGAAGCAGTGCCAAAATCAAGTGTGGTAGTTGCCAAAGCTACCAGGAATCTACCAAACAGCTCACAATGAATAAATTACCTGTCGTTGCCTGTTTTCATTTCAAACGGTTTGAACACTCAGCCAAACAGAGGCGCAAGATCACTACATACATATCCTTTCCTCTGGAGCTGGATATGACACCTTTCATGGCCTCGAGTAAAGAGAGCAGGATGAATGGACAGTTGCAGCTGCCAACCAATAGTGGAAACGATGAGAATAAGTATTCCTTGTTTGCTGTGGTTAATCACCAAGGAACCTTGGAGAGTGGCCACTACACCAGCTTCATCCGGCACCACAAGGACCAGTGGTTCAAGTGTGATGATGCCGTCATCACCAAGGCCAGTATTAAGGACGTGCTGGACAGTGAAGGGTATTTACTGTTCTATCACAAACAGGTCCTGGAACACGAatcagaaaaagtgaaagaagtgaatACACAAGCCTACTGAAGTGACACACAGACCTACCTACCTGGAGTGGAAGATGACAGTGCCCATACTACAACTGGCATCAAGATTTAAAGGACCTACTTGCATGGCCCACGGGCCTGACAGAGTAAGAATTGAACAGTTTCCAGTGTCTAAAAGGTCCTGACTGGAAGAGGAATAGAAGGGGTGGGAGAAGAGGCTCTAGTCTAAGCAGTCACTTAAAGGAAGATTAAATGGCAGGATGCTCTGGGCGGGGCAGGCAGGAGCAGGGAAATCAGACACTGGTCCATATCCTATATTCCTCCAAAAGATTGTGTGGGAaagtgtggggtgggaggggggtggtaTGGGGGGGATGTGTGCCCTTGTAACTGTAAAACATCTTTCTCCAtgggtgtttcagcttcaactgaCCAATCACATAACAGTTATAtgtttgggggagaaaaaagaaaagcttataCAAATGTAGCCCATTACATATATGGGTAGGAAAGTGGAAAAGCGGAGGAAGCAGGGATATTTCATTGACAAACACCTTTGccagtttctttgtatttgtgatttttttgtgcTATTAAATGCAGTAttaaacaaagaaaagcccatgtGGGCCTGTGAAACAAGAAAAGGGGGCTTTTGTATAAGGGGAGCAATTGCTCCAAAGGTAGAGAAGACAAGAAACACTGTAAGATAGCCAACACAGACAGGCCTCAGCTAAGAGTTTAGTGTgtgagtgtttaaaaaaaaaaagctgtatgaTATACTTGAGCAAATCAATGAACCTCTTTGcgattgttttctcatctgtacaatgcaGATAATTCCTACCTTAACGGGTTATTGTTAAAGATTAAGTGATATAAAATGTGTCAAAGTATTAATTAAAAAAGGCTTGAGACTTTGTACGGGCTCAGTGAACATTTGTTGGATCTGAAACTTCTTTGGTCCCGGACCAGAATGCATTAGAGATGAGGGGCAGCCCTATCTGAGACCCACGAACAAAAATGACACACACTGTGTCAGATAcagtcacacatacacacttataACTTCCTCCccagtactgttttttttttttttttttgagccccaAGGCATCAGATTCCACTATTGTCCCTTGGGTACAGGGCATTACAGTCAGCGCCACATTCAGGACTGGAGGGAGAATCACAGGTGTCCCCCCTCAAAGTCATTATTCTGTCCAATTGGAAGACTGTCATGTTGTTACCATGACTCAGCACCCCAGGGATGGGACTCGGGGCCAGTGGGCTGCTAGGCTTCCACGGGAGGGTGTTGGTGGTCTTTGCCCTCCAGAAGTGTTATGGACATGGCTGCATCTACCTGCAGGCATAGATCATGAAAAGACTGCTCACTGGTCTACCAGCCCAGGGACAGCAGGGGAGTGGCATGTTGGCCCCCTCCCTGATTCTCACAGAGGGCTAAGCCCAAACAAATGGGATGTGCCCAGAACAGGTTAAGCCCTGGTGGTGGTTCCTTCTTTTATCCTCTTCATCAGATACAAAAAGACATGTTACTTAGAAAATATGAGGGGGAGGGGAACTAAACATTTCAGACCCATGGGACTTGCATCCACTGGCTCTGGTAAAAGGCTGGGCTCCTCCCACGGCTCCCCAAGTCTACTTCATGGTCAGCTCATTTGATaatatgtgtttatttgtgtGGTTGTGGCTGCATCCCCAACTAGCTCACAGGCATTTTTAGGACAGGGATTGTGTCTCCTCTTGTACCCTGGGCTGCATTCTCAGCCCCTAGAACAGCCCCTAGGACATagtatttgaaacattttctggATGGATGAATAAACCCAAACACCTTTCTTTCATAACCGAATtttcctcactccccacccccagggctcaTTATCCtcaagagaaaatgtaaaaagtgTTATTTTTGACATCTTGTAGGCTGGGGGAGAGCAAGAGGCAAGTGGCCTTGGATGCCACTTGGCACCTTCATGCAGGTATCTGACTTCGCTTTGGGATGTGTGGGAACCCTGCCTGGGAAGACAGCCACGTTCTCCTTCCTCATCCCTCCCACAGGAAGAGTTCAGTCGGACGTGTCCACCAGATCCTGACTGCTTGCACAGACACTTTCACATTTGTAAAACACTTTTATTTGGAAGTGATTTCTATTTTataggaaacttaaaaaaaacaaaccagataGTATAAAGAACATCTATATACCCTTTACCAGATTTACCTATTGCTAACATTTTACCCTAGCTGCATCTAGGCacgtgtgtctctctgtgtgtgtgtgtgtgtgtgtgtgtgtgtgtgtgtgtgtttggaccaACTGAGGGTAAGTTACATCATGGCCCTTTATGCCCAAGTACTTCAGTGTGCACTTCCTACAATTAGGCGTGTTCCCTACATCACAGTATAGTTAACAGCTTCAGTAAATTTAACGTTGATATAATACTATTATCTACACTTGTACTCCAGTGTTGTCTGGTGACCCAGTAATGTCCTTTATAGCATTTTCCCTCTTTGTCACAGCATCTGGTCCAGGATGAGGTGTTGCTTTAAGCTGTCATGTCTCTTTAGCCTCCTTTAATCAGGAATATTTCCACAGCCTTTCTGCATCTTGTATGGCATTAGCACTTTTAACAGAACATTCCTCACTTTGGGTTCATCTAGTACAGAAACTGTCTTTTAAATACCCTATACTCAGGAATAGTTGTAAGAGATATGAACAGCATTGAGACTGAAACTGACCTCCCTGTCCCCACTGGTGGAAGGCATAGACCACCAGAGGGAGCAGCTGTATCTGGCACTTCCTGATTGAAACATTCACCTCCTCTGTCTGGAAAACACCACTGTCCCTCAGCAGCAGGGGAGCCATTCGAGCCCAGCCCTATGCCCTCCCCATCACCCCCTGGACTGAACCATGGAGTGTAACGGCAGCAGGGCCTGCTTTCAGATCACATTACTGTGGAGCCCAGGGCATCGTGTATGTGTTACCTTGCAGGTATGTGTTACCTTGAGCTCAAATGCGATTCAGGCATGTTTGAGCATGTCTGATACACGGGTGAGCGCCCCCATGGTTGGGGCCTTTAGGGGGTCAGGAGGTAGCACCCTTGGCACCTTTGTCAACGTTCCCATGGTGGGAACGGCAGCAGTGGGGTGGCAGGGGAGGGGTAAGTAATTCTGAAGCAGCTTCATGGACAAAGCACACAAAAATGGGGCACAGACTTAAGTGAAGAGAAACATGGGAGAGGCCCAAAACATATTGGTTTCTGACATACTGAGGACTTTCAGACAGCATTGGGCTATTTTACATGGGGGCTAGAATTCCTGTAGGAGCAGATACGGGCAAGAGCTGGTAAAATTTAAGGTAGTTCTTCAACTGAGACTCTCTACTTCCACAAGCTGTTAAGGCCAGGGAATTTCAGTTCATATGTGGATTTATGATCTGGGCCCAGAAGGGTACAGGCAAAAGATGGGTGCTCGCAACTGGGAGCTTATCCACCCACAGAGCTCAGGATGAGGAACCAAACAATGGGGGACTTAACTTTCATCCACTGTACATGCTTCCTATGGGTTCTTGGCCTGATCTAGTTGGAAATCCAGAACCCTATCACTTCCCATTTCCTGGAGTAACCAGGTGCTGAAACTTATTTTGGCTTACAGGTCACATTAGGTAACTGCTTCACTTCTTCCCCTTCCACTGGGAATCCTGATCAGGGATGCCATCAACCAagaggtcttttccaatcaagAAACAGAGTGGGCTCCATACGACTCATTGCCACAGTACAATAAACCTGGTGCTAGGAACCTGTCTTTGCATCAAATGTATATTTCACATCCAGAAGCAAAGGCCCCCATCCTCCGAGAGTATGtagcccagcacccagcacagcagTGTGTCATTTACACACTGACCTAATGCTATGTTTAAATTCTTGCATCAAAGCATGTCAGATAGACAGGAAATGCACATATCATCAAGGTGTTACTTCATGAATTTTTGTAAAATGAGCACATCTCTGTGAACAGCACTCAGATCAAGAAATAGAACGTTACCCATAAGTCAGGCCCCCTTCCTGCTTCCTTCAAGTCAATAACCCCAAAGGGTAATCCCtatcttgatttctttcactgtAGATTAGTGTTGCCTTTTAAAATGCCATCTATAAATGGAAATgttttgtacagttttgtgtctggcttcttttgctcaacatTATTTTGTGAGCTTCAGATCTGAAGTCTTGTTGTCAAGCAAAATTATGTGGAATGTCATTATTTCTGTCTAATGAACTGAAAGTAAGGATTCCCTACTCTTCCTAGTGATGTCTCACTTATTGAACCAATTCAAAGGGACCCAGGTCATTGCAAAGTTGGACCTTGTGAGGGTCTATAATTGCCTTCAGGCACAAGAAAACAGTGGATGGAAAACAGCCTGCCAGAAAAGTTTGGGCTTATTTAAGCACCCAGAAATGTTCATCTTGGGCAGTATTCCAGCCTTGTTCCAATAGCTCCTGGATGGGATGCTCTATTGTAGTAAGGCCTCACACATAAACGTGCATCAGAGTCACCTAGAGGGCTTGTTAACACACGTTGCTGGGCCCtgcccccagagtttctgatttcaGTAGATCTAGGATGGGGCCGGTGAGGAGGGGTTGAGAATTTGCATTTGAACACGTTCCCAGGTGATGTTCATGCTTCTGGTTCTAGGACCACACTttgacaaccactgatctgttcaATTTGTTTTCACACTGTGGTACTTGGAGCCAGAAAAGTCTATGAGGATGGCCTTGGGGAACAAGAGGAGGGGCAAATTAGTGAGGATCAGGAACTctgaaatataaaatcattaaGAGGGAGttattgattttgtatttggGAATTCCAAATAATATTTGAAGAAAGAGTTCTGctactaaaatgttttaaagttgaaAATCACTCTGCTAAGGAACTTTAGACCCCAGGGGAGTGATGTATTTAAACTATGTAGGTGGTGTATCTGGAGAATGACGCAGCATGCTACAAAGACCTGGCCTCATATGTGCCCTTAATCTAGATGGTCCCGAGGTGGATTAATTTCCTTGGAACTCAAAGAAGTTCATATTCACGAGGATGGAAGTGATaagggaaaattcttaaagtataAACGCAGCAcaaaatcataaatataaatatgattttattctgGCCGCACAGCACACTAAGATA from Bos mutus isolate GX-2022 chromosome X, NWIPB_WYAK_1.1, whole genome shotgun sequence encodes:
- the USP27X gene encoding ubiquitin carboxyl-terminal hydrolase 27; the encoded protein is MCKDYVYDRDIEQIAKEEQGEALKLQASTSTEVSHQQYSVPGLGEKYPTWETTKPELELLGHNPRRRRIASSFTIGLRGLINLGNTCFMNCIVQALTHTPILRDFFLSDRHRCEMPSPELCLVCEMSSLFRELYSGNPSPHVPYKLLHLVWIHARHLAGYRQQDAHEFLIAALDVLHRHCKGDDAGKAASNPNHCNCIIDQIFTGGLQSDVTCQACHGVSTTIDPCWDISLDLPGSCTSFWPMSPGRESSVNGESHIPGITTLTDCLRRFTRPEHLGSSAKIKCGSCQSYQESTKQLTMNKLPVVACFHFKRFEHSAKQRRKITTYISFPLELDMTPFMASSKESRMNGQLQLPTNSGNDENKYSLFAVVNHQGTLESGHYTSFIRHHKDQWFKCDDAVITKASIKDVLDSEGYLLFYHKQVLEHESEKVKEVNTQAY